The Halobacillus ihumii genomic sequence ACATCTTGCAGGCTTTGCATTAAGTTTCGTGATCTCTTTCTTCTTAAATTCATACTTTACGTTCAAGGTGAAACCGACCCTGGCTAAGTTCCTGCAATTCCCGCTGTCCCAGTTGTTTAATATCGCGGTTTCCTCTGTGCTCGTCTATTTATTCGTGGAATACTTTCTGATTGATAGTACGATCGCTCCCATTCTGTCTGTTTTTATCACGGTACCCCTAACCTTCATCATAACGGGCAAAATTTTAAAAAAGTAACGGAGATTTGATCATGATAACCAAACGAAATCTGACCATCCTGTTCATCTCAAGCCTGGTTCTCGCCATCCTTGCCCATCTATTCTTTTTAAAAGAATGGACACAGGAGCAATATATGGTAGGGCCAAATGACGGTTTGCAGCAAATGATGACCTTTAAAAAACTCCTCTATGAACAATATACTAGCGGGAATTTCTTTTACTCCTATCAATTCGGTTTAGGAGGCGGTACATATAGCCAACTGGCCTTTTACTTCGCAACAGCTTTTGTCTTCATCATAACAACAGGAATTGTTTTCATATTGGAATCACTAAACATAGTCGGAACCCCCGATACGCTCTTTTGGGCACAGGCCGCTGTCTTTATTAGCATTTGCCGGATGACATTGATTATTGCGGTGACAACCCTCATGTTTCGCTACATGAAAATTCAATGGTTGCCTGCCTTTGTCGGGGCCAGCATCTACGGTTTATCTGTTATCTACTTCCGTCATGTCATCTACTGGGAGTTCTTTGCTGATGCTATGCTCTGGGTTCCGCTGCTAGTATTCGGTGTGGAAAAAGTAATCCGGGAAGCCCGATGTGGATGGTTGATCGCGGCTATCGCGATCACGCTTTTTAACAATTTTTACTTCGCTTATGTGAATCTGATTTTCGTTGCGATTTATGTTGTGTTTCGCATGATGATTCATTTAGAAAACGATGAAACGCCTAGAGGAAAGCAATGCAAGCTATATATCATTAGCGGACTGCTGGGCTTCGGGATCAGTTCAGTCGCCTTTATTCCGGCAGTGTACGGTTACCTTCACAATTACCGGCCTGCTTATCCGCTCCCTATTGAAGCGATTGACTTCCCGTACAATATTATCTATTCAAGTCCATATGTCATGGTCTCTGCAATTTTCTTGCTGGTTCTGTTCACCTTTTCCCTATATAAAATTCCGATTTTCCGTCTATTTGCTTTGATCAGTGCCATGTTTATTCTGCTCCACTTCAGTCCGTATGTAGCAAGTGCCTTTAATGGATTCTCAGCACCTCAATACCGCTGGGAATACTTGTTGTCCTTTACGATGGGAGGTGCGGTAGCTGCAGGATTACATTTTTTAAGTCAAGCCGGGAAAACGACGATCCTTAGAGCAGCTGCCTTAGTAGTACTCACTTATCTGATCGCCTGTCTGGCCGACCCATCGATAGAATTTCTTTCAGCCAGGGGCATCGGAATGGTTTCCATCATGCTGATTACCCTCTCCATGGCCGCTATACTTATTTGGAATCGACGAAAACATTGGCAGCTTCTATTGTGTACTTTTGTGCTGTTAACCAATATCGGACTGGCAAACGTGACCCAATATGCCATTTCAGAACATAGCGTTAAGAAAGTATCCAAAAGTTATTTAACCAGTAAGGATTACAACGGCGAAGAACAGCGAGAATTGTTACAAAAAATGAAAGAACGAGGTTCCAGTCCCTTTTACCGAATCGATTGGACAATTGGTTACTTAAATAATACTCCAATTGTCCAGGATTTTAATGGAATCAGTGCCTATTCAAGCATTCTCAATCAGAACCTGCTCTACTTATATTTGTACGATTTAAACATCGACATGGGCCGAGAAAGCGTCAGCCGTTTTTCCACGCTTGGAAACCGAGCAAACTTATACAGTTTACTACAAGGTAAATATATGATGAGAGAAAAGGACAACGCCGATGACATTCCATACGGCTTTAAAAAAATAATCGAGTCAGAACACTATGTCGCTTTTGAGAACACAAATCTTCTGCCATTTGTCCGCACGACCGATGAAGTTTTTTCCGAAAAGGATATGGAAGACGCAGTCATTCTAGAAAGAGAGCATGCTATGTTAGAAGGCGTTATTGTGGACGATCCTGCGCAACAAACTAATGGTGACACTCACGAAGTGCCCAATATCATTGACCAGGTGACAGTGGAACCCGTTGGCGCCTCGTTTGAAAATAACAAGCTCACAGTCACCAAGAAAGAAGGCGGTCTCGACCTTATTGTCCAGCAGCCCAAAGCAGATACAGAGGACTACTACGTCAGCTTTCACCTTGAAAGTTTAGCCAAAAGTGAGGGCTTTGCCGTAAAAGTCAACGATTACAGGACAACTCGCAAACACAACCAATCGATCTACAAAACATACGTGGATGACCTTACGATTCGAGTAGCCGCATCCGAGAAAATTCCCATCCGCGTGCCCGAAGGCGAGTACATTCTAACGGATCTTGCCTTATACGAAGAAAATTACCAAACATTGAAGACGGCGAAAGAACAAGCCTCAACGTCTGCGGAATTCAAATGGATAAATAACAAACTAACGATCACCTATAACAATCAAGGTCATGACCGCTACATGATGCTGCCCATCCCTTATGAACGAGGGTGGGAAGTCGAAATCAACAATGAAAAACAACCACTTAAAAAAGTGAATTATGCCTTTGTCGGCTTTCCGATCAAAGAAGGCATCAATCATATTGAGCTCGTGTACTATCCACCGTTTTTTAAAATTTGTTTAGTTATATCTATTGTAAGTATCATGATGGCCGTTCTCTGTGTAAGACGAAAAAAGTTTAAGAGAGATTTCTCCAGATAATTACAATAAATTATGTAAAAAGGTACTTCCTAAATTAGGAAGTACCTTCAAATTCTATTTCCTACCTACTCTGCGAAATTATTTTGTCTTCCTGTGTATGCACTCCTTCTAAGGCTCCTACTGTCGTAAACCGATCAGGAGCTAAATTAGATTTTATTTTCATTAAAACAAAAAATATATACCTGCTGCTATGATTAAAGGGTGGATAGCTGGGATGCCAAAGGAGGAGACGTACTGTACGAAGGTACCAGAACTAGTGAAATAGTAGTCATCCAATTCCAACCATTATTCTACCCCGTATGGATGATCAAATTTCCATAAACATCGGTATAAACGAATTGACCCTGATAGATAACAGTAGTCGCTGCTTTTTGAATTCGAATGATAGCCATTCCTTTTAAAACGTATTAGAACTCTTCGCCGGGATGACTAAAAGTCTGTTGCTCATCTTTTTGATTTGTGGCTAGGACAACCTTAATTGGTTTTATCTTACGATCGGGAAGTTCTTCAGCAAGACGAACATGAACCATCTCAGATCCCTCAATTTTAAATGGCTTTTGTTAAGCTGCTTTCACATCATAATTATGATTCTGCGGTTCTTCAAAAAAATAAGTCATTGGAACACTAAAGGCATCCGCCAGTTTTTTTAAAGAAGTAATGGCTAGAGAAGAGCTGCCACGCTCAATTTGTGATAAAAAACTAACAGATAAGTCTGTTTTCACACTCAACTCTTTAAGTGTGAGTCAGTTTGATATTCTTAGTTACTTTATTTTTTTATAAATCTCATCCATTAGACATAAAACTCTTTCCGCTACAACTGCATTTATTCCAGTATGAGTAAACTAATTTAAATATTACCATAATTTAATTTTATTCACGATATTTAATTCTGAAATATTAAATAATTTCTAAAACCCCCATTGACTAAAAAAGATGCCACGGCTCGAACTCAAGCCATGGCATCTTTTTAATTCTAGCATTCTTTTTTTACTACATTTGGTGAATTATTCTATTTCCTGGCTAGAAACTCTGACTACTTTCAATTAACCCTTGCCCTTATTGGTCTGAAATAATAGGTTCTGCAGTCAATTGACTCTAACTCTACCTTTTCACCTATTTCCGTGTGATCTCCATTATATCTAGCAGTAACTCTTAGGCCTTCCTCTAAATCGACAAGGACAACATAATAGGGAGCTTGATCCGCCAACGGTTTCGGAGCAGCATAAATTTTAGTAAATGAGTAAATCTCTCCTCTACCACTTAGACGTTTCTCCTCTAATCTATCTAAAAAACACACAGGACAATAATATTTATCGATGCTTAAGATTTGATCACAGTTGATGCAATACTTCGCCGTAAATCCCATCCCTTATGCCCCTTTCTTTCGAAAAATGTGAACCGTTGAATAGGCACCAGTACCGCCCAGATTTTGCGCCAAACCTATACGCGCATTTTCCACTTGATTACATGCCTTATCATTTAGTTGGTCTATAATCTGAATGATTTGTGCTATTCCTGTAGCTCCTATAGGGTGTCCCTTTGAGAGCAATCCCCCGCTCGTATTCACAGGGACGGTTCCTCCATGTTTGGTTAGTCCCTGTGCAACAGCTTGCCACCCTTCACCTTTCTCAAAGAAACCCAATTCTTCGATGGCTACAATTTCTGTCATAGAGAAACAATCATGGAGCTCAACCACATCGATATCCTTGGGCTCTAACCCAGCCGTTTCATAGGCTTTTTTAGCAGATTCATAGGTTGCACTCATATGCATTAAATCTTCTACTTCTTGCATAAGGGGCGGGCCTGATGCTTGACCGGAAGATAAAATTTCCACACCATTTGTACCCTTTTGAATAACAACTGCAGCAGCTCCATCAGTAATGGGAGAGCAATCGAAAAGTCCAAGTGGATCTGTAATCGGCCGTGCATTCATAATTTCCTCAATACTCGTTTCTTTCTTGAACTGAGCGATTGGGTTAGAAACAGCGTATTCCCTATTTTTTAATGCAACCATCGCAAGGTGTTTCTTACTGGCTCCAAATTCATACATATACCGGTTAGCCAATACACCGAAAAATCCTGGAAACGTAAGACCTGATGCACCTTCATTAGAATCGTTATCCATGGCAAGATTTATGGCGTTGGTTACGGTCTCTGTATCAAGCCCTGTCATTTTTTCTCCACCAGCAACTAAAACCGTATCATATTCTCCTGCTTTAACTAACTGATAGGCCTGCCTAAAGGCAATTCCGCCTGATGCACAAGCTCCTTCAACTTTAACTGACGGTGCTTTTCCCAACCCTAGTTCGTTGGTTAAGACGGATCCCAAAATCTCCTGATTTCCCAGAGGGCCTCCCGCAAAATTACCAACAAACACAGCATCTACTTTTGGCCTGCCTGCTTCAATGAGAGCCTCCCTGCAAGCACTTAACATCATTGATTTAATGGATTCACTTTTTTTACCGAAGGTCGTTATCCCTCTTCCAGTAATAGATACTGCAGTCATATTCCTCACCCCTGTAGTTGATAGTTTTCCCTCAACGTTTTCCTCATAATTTTTCCATAACTATTTTTCGGAAGAGTATCTACAATGTGAACAAATCGTGGTTTCTTGAAACTTGCCAGGTTATCCTTACATAATGTAATAAGTTCTTCTTCACTTACTTTCTCAGAAGGAGTACTTAAAACAACATGGGCACAGATCGCCTCTCCCCATTTGTCATCTGCCACACCAAAGACACAAGTTTCTTTCACTGCTGGATGTTGATTTAATACCTCTTCCACTTCCCGAGGGTACACATTAAGCCCCCCGGTGATAATCATATCTTTGGCTCTATCGATTAATCGTAAATAACCCAAATCATCCTTCCACCCTAAATCCCCTGTATAGAACCAACCATCCTTGGTGGATTCTTTTGTTGCCTCCTCATTATTCCAGTAGCCTTGCATCACAAGTGACCCCTTGCAGGTGACTTCTCCGACCTGCCCATCCTTAACTTCCACACCATTTTCGTCTACGATCCTCATCTCTACAAATGGGCCAGTAGCACCACATGAATCAGGGTAGTTCTTAAGCTCCTGCTTGGGCATCATTGTAATCGTCATAGGCGCTTCGACTAGACCGTATGTTTCAGCAAATTTCGGTCCTACTAAATTTAGAGCTTTGTTTAACTTTTCAACAGCTATTGGCGATCCTGCCATGTTTATAGATTTGATGTATCTTAACTTATGTGGATCAAAATTGTCTTCGTGAATCATAAGGTTGACTAGGGTAGGGACGAGGAATATAACGGATATCTCTTCTTTTTCTAAGTCATCAATAAAATCTTTAGGGTCAAATTTATTGAAAATAACCTGCTTCAAGCCAAAAAATAGGGCGCATTGGGAAAGAAAATTGCTACCGTGGGTTAGAGGAGCGACATGCCCGATCGTGTCTTCATGTGTAATTTCACATGTCATGTTGAGGGATAGGGCACAAGATAACATATTACGATGAGAGAGCATCCCGCCCTTTGGATGGCCAGTCGTACCTGATGTGTACATAAGAGCAAATAAATCGTCTTCATTGACCTGAACATCAGGGAATTCTTCCTTGCCATTACTAATATAAAACTCATACTCTGTATCAACGTCTATCTTCTTAATGGGGAGTTGAACAGATTCTATTAAGTCCGCCTCACCAAATAATATGGAGGCTTGCGAGTTATCTACTATATACTCAAGTTCTTTTGGGTGAAGGCGGTAATTAACAGGGACCTTAATTAATCCTGTCATCGCAATAGCAATGTCAAATTCGATATGCTCCCGCCTGTTTGACATTAATATGGCAACACGATCACCTTTTGTTAAGCCATCTCCTAATAAAGCATGCGCTAATCGACAAGCGTTTTTTCGCAACTGATTGTAAGTAATGGTTCCTTTCGAATCTTTAACAGCTGGTTTATCCTTGTGCTGAATTAGAGTCTTTTTCGCTAGAGCTCCCAGTGTTTCCACACATTCTCCTCCTTTTTATCTCGAAAAGTTAATGACTTTAAATCCAAGATCCTTATCAAATGTTCGAGAAGCTTTCAACTCTTCTGATTGAATAATCGTAAATTCAACTGTAATCAATGTGGGGTTTTTTCCACGTACAAAATGTCCTGCACTTACTTTCCCATTTTCTTCTGTTACGAGACCATGAAGGTGGAGATCCATTTCATGGTTTTCATCCTCACAAATAAAACCAGTGCCATTAACTAATTCAACTGGCTGATTAATTCCAATTTCGTTGCCGTAACCTGAAGGTAAACCATCCACAGTTTTAAAAAGCACATAGCCTACTTCTTTCAATGACCCAATACAAGTAACTAATCCTGAACGAATATGATGTTTTTCGCATTCTGCCAGGATCCCGTCCATGAGGTCAACACCTTCAGAAAGCGATCCAAAGATACTAACATTGTCATCTAGTCGAAGTGAATGACTTTGCCTCTTCATGCTATTTACACCTCCCTTTAAATCACCCAATAGCTGAACCTCCGCAAACCTTCAAGACTTCACCTGTCACATAATCAGCACGAGCCAAATAAACTACAGCTTCTGCAATATCTTCTGGAGTACCCATTCTCTTAATCGCCTGATTTAATTCGTAGTTCATACCCTTAGTAATGTCGGTTTCTACAGGGCCCGGTGCAATGCTGTTACAATTTATTCCTAAGCCTCCCACCTCTTTTGCAATCCATTTCGTCATGGCAATGACTCCACCTTTCGAAGCGGCATACGCAGGACCAGAACGACCGTTTTCTCCGTCTCCCTTTGAAAAAGGCCCCCCCATGATACCGGAAATGGAACTAATATTGATGATCTTTCCTGAATTCTGTTTTTTCATATGTGGGTAAATAGCCGCTTGAGAAAAAAGAAAGGTTCCCCTAAGGTTCGTATTGATGTCTCTGAACCACATTTCATCCGTCATATTTTCTAAATCTAACCGTGAGCATGTGCCGGCATTGTTAACAACAACATCAATATGTCCAAAGTGTTGTACGGTTTCATTGACAACCTTTTCAACTTGCTCCCTCTCTTTAATGTCGATCGCGTAAGATATAGCCTCCACTGTTAGATTAACATCCTTTATACGTTGAATCGTTTCCTCACAATCTAATAGATCTACTAGGACTATATGAGAACCCTCTTTAGCCAACGCAATTGCAGAAGCAGCACCTATCCCTCTTGCTCCACCAGTTACAATCGATACTTTCTTTTCAAGATTAATAGTCATAATCCATCCTCCTAGAAATTCTTTTTACATACCGAGTAAATTTGGCAACCAATTAGATAACGCTGGAATAAATGTAAGTAACAAGAGAACGGCAATCGAGGCAATGAGAAAAGGGACAATTCCACTAGTGACTTGTTTTAGGGACAAGTTCGATATTCCGCCAGCTACGAACAAGTTGAGACCAACCGGAGGAGTAAATAGCCCGATAGCCAAGTTAACTGTAATAATCACGCCAAACGTTGTCGGGTTCATGCCAATTTCCATTGCAATGGGCAATAAGATGGGAACAAATAAATAGAGCGCAGAGATCGCATCTATAAATGCTCCAACAATCAGTAAAATAAGTGTAATCAATAACAGAATAATAATCGTGTTGTCCGTTATTCCTAGAAGAGCGTTGGATATGCTTTCAGCCATACGTTCAGTGGTAACAATATAGGAAAGAAATGAGGCAGTCCCTACAATAATCATAATAACTGCTGTTTGAACTCCCGCATCAATTAGAATTTTCGGTAAATCCTTTAGCTTTAGTTCTCTATAGATGACCAATCCAACAAACAATGCATAAAACACGGCAACTACTGCAGCTTCTGTCGGTGTGAAGATTCCTCCATAAATCCCTCCAAGAATGATTACAGGAATTAAGAGACCCCATATGGCTTGAGAAGATGCTTTAACTACTTTTTTAAAGGAAGGTTTCTCCGGTTTAATCATTCCCCCTTCAGAATGTTCGAGCCCTGCAGCTACTTGGGAATATCCTGCTTGTTTCTTTCTGATGACTATGTAGCTTGTAGCTAATAGTGCCCCCCCTAGTAACAGACCAGGAATAATGCCCGCAATAAACATCCTGCTAATCGTTATGGGCGCTATATCACTTGCGATAACAGCATATACGATGAACGCGATACTTGGCGGTATAATAATTCCTATTGAACCTGAGCTTGCGATTAATGCTGCAGCTGTAGGTTTCGGATACCCATTTTTCACCAAGGCGGGAATTAAAATACCTCCGATAGCAGCTACTGTAGCAGGACCGGACCCAGAGATAGCCGCAAAAAACAAGGCGGTCATTATAGTCACTATCGCAATTCCGTTCTTACGATGAGCTACACATACATTTGCAAAATCGATTAATCTTTTAGAAATTCCTGCATATTCCATAATAACCCCTGCCAGAATAAAAAACGGGATAGCTAATAGGGCAAAGGATGATATACTGGCATACATAATACTCGGAATTAACTCTAAGGCTGCAAACCCTCTGTCAAGAAACAGTATAAGTAAACCAGCTAAACCTAAAGAAATTGCGATGGGCATATTAAACAGAATCAGAAGGAAAAATGTACCGAACATGATTAACTCTGTCATAAGCTGTTCACATCCTCATCCTTACTTCTGCGTAAACTATTCATCGTGGACTCGATTGTTCTAATAATGCACAAGACACATCCAATCGGCAAACCTAGCGTAAATACCCATTGTGGCCAACCAAGTGCAGGAGTAATTTGTTGTCTGTCCATTTGTGACATAACAATCCCTATTCCGTGGTAAGCGAGCACTCCAAAAAAGAACACAATTAATACCCCTATAGCGATGCTTACCATTGCCCTACTCATTTTATTTAACTTGTCATAAATCAAATCAAACCCGAGATGTGCCCCTTTATAGATTCCTATAGAAGCACCTACAAAGGTAAGGATTACAAATAGATTCACGGTTACTTCTTGAGTAAACGCAAAGGAAAAATTAAATATAAATCTGGAAAGTACATTTGCAAATGTAATGATCGCCATAATCGCTAAACTTAGCGCTAATATAGTGTACTCGACATAGAGTAGTCCTTTACTCATTGCAAACTCCCCCTTCATACATCATTAATAAGGTTGGTCAGCAGCCTGGATTGACTACTGACCGTTTGGATTTATTCTGTTTGGAAGGCTTTCAGTAATTCCTCTCCCCAAACCTCTTTATATTTGTCATAGATCGGTTGCGCTATCTTTTTGAATGCTTCTTTTTCTTCCTTACTTAGCTCGTAAATCTCCATTCCACTCGCTTCTAACTCTTTTAATTGCTCTGCTTCCAGCTTTTGGGCCTGCTCAATTTGCCATGCATTTGCATCCGCAGCTGATTCTTTTAGAATTTTTTGATCTTCTTCACTCATTGAATCAAACAATTCCTTATTCATTCCTAAAATCAGTGGATCAAAGGAATAGTCCCAGATGGTCATATATTTCTGAACTTCATTCAGTTGTGAAGAATGAATAACGTCAACTGGGTTTTCTTGACCATCAATAGTCCCTTGCTGCAGAGCGGTAAATACTTCTGAAAAAGTCATGGTTGTTGGATCTGCACCGAATTCCCGCCATAAATCTGTGTACATATTGATCCCAGGAACCCTAATCTTAAGACCCTCTAAGTCGTCAGGAGTTTTAATGGGGTGAACATTGTTTGTAACCTGGCGAAAACCGTTCTGAGCAAACCCAAGAGGTTCAATTCCATTTTCTCTTATAATGTCATTGATCATCTCTCCGCCTTTTCCATCTAGTAATGAATAAGCGGTGTCAAGATCGGGGAATAGAAATGGTGCACTTAATACCCCTAAACGTTGATCCATAATGGAGTAAATAATGGTTGAATTATAGGATAAATCTTGAGTCCCATTAGACACTTGTGCTACGGCCGTACCTGAGTCACCACCAGATAGTTGTTCATTTGGGTAAACTGAAATCGTAATACGTCCGTCAGATTTCTCTTTCACATCCTCTGCAAATCTCTGAGCAGCTTTGTACCATGTCGAAGCCTCTCCGACAGTTACTGACATGTCCAGCTCATACGTCTTACCTTTGGCGTCACCGCTCGCCTTTTCTCCTCCTCCACACGCAGCAAGAATTACTGTAAGCGCTGTCAATAATAAGCCTAGCAAAATCTTCTTCACTCAAATTCCTCCCTAAAGTATTTTTACTTTGGCACAAAACTACTCTCTGGTTCTAAACTTTGATAACCCATTCGAGTTGATATTTCTTTTGCAGTGACAAGGATTGATGAGATAATATGCTGAATCCTTTTTTCATCAGTTATCCTTGGGGCTATCCCTGCTATACAAATGGCTGCGATTATTTTCCCCTTGTGATCCTTAATGGGACACGCAAATCCACGTAAGCCAATTTCAAATTCCTCGTGATCGACTGCATAACCAGTCTTTTTAACGTGAGCTATTTCTTTCTCTAGCTCATCCCTATTAATAATCGTGTTTTGGGTATGGGGAACCAGTTTCAAATTGTCTAAATATTGCTTAAGCTCCTTCTCTTCGAGTGAAGACAAAAACACTTTCCCTGAAGCAACTGCATAGGCAGGTGCTTTTTGGCCAGGTTCAAAAACGATTCTAACCGTGTGAGAACTCTCAACCTTATCGACATATTCACTTTCGTTACCATTAAACACAGCTAATAGGGCACTTTCTTTAAATTCTTCGGCCAAAGTTAGTAAGTATGGCTTTGACAAATTAACTACTTCATATTGATTTTGGGCATTGACTCCAAGATTAATGAAAGACTGTGATAGACGGATGGAGTGATCAGGCAATTTCTCAATGTATCCTAATTCTAATAAGGTGGAAATAAAACGATGGACCGTACTCTTGTTCATGTTTAGATTAGTGGCTAATTCTGCAGGTGCCTGGGGTTTACTTGATAACGTCTTAACAATTTCAAATACTCTTTCTACACTTTTAATATTATAATCCAATCCCATTCTCACCTCCTCGAGTTTTAGTTTCATTGTGTGAAACAAAAGTTTTATTTTTGTTAGCTCAATACTATTCTGTTTTTTCTGCAAAGTCAATAATTTCTGAAAATTAAAAATGTATGATTTTGTCGATTGATCTTTAAAGACCTTTGGCAAAGCGATTCGAAAAGTAAGCCCCTAAAGAAAGATTAAAAATCATATTTATTACAGCTGGAACTGCGGCTGTCTCTCCGAAAAATTCTAAAGCTAAAATTGCCGCAAGGGCAGAATTACACAGACCTACCTTAAACAAAATAGCAATCGCGTCCTCCTTCTTATTTCCTAACCAAAGGGCAATTCTGTACCCTCCAATCATAGGAATGAACACCTGAAA encodes the following:
- a CDS encoding DctP family TRAP transporter solute-binding subunit — encoded protein: MKKILLGLLLTALTVILAACGGGEKASGDAKGKTYELDMSVTVGEASTWYKAAQRFAEDVKEKSDGRITISVYPNEQLSGGDSGTAVAQVSNGTQDLSYNSTIIYSIMDQRLGVLSAPFLFPDLDTAYSLLDGKGGEMINDIIRENGIEPLGFAQNGFRQVTNNVHPIKTPDDLEGLKIRVPGINMYTDLWREFGADPTTMTFSEVFTALQQGTIDGQENPVDVIHSSQLNEVQKYMTIWDYSFDPLILGMNKELFDSMSEEDQKILKESAADANAWQIEQAQKLEAEQLKELEASGMEIYELSKEEKEAFKKIAQPIYDKYKEVWGEELLKAFQTE
- a CDS encoding IclR family transcriptional regulator, giving the protein MGLDYNIKSVERVFEIVKTLSSKPQAPAELATNLNMNKSTVHRFISTLLELGYIEKLPDHSIRLSQSFINLGVNAQNQYEVVNLSKPYLLTLAEEFKESALLAVFNGNESEYVDKVESSHTVRIVFEPGQKAPAYAVASGKVFLSSLEEKELKQYLDNLKLVPHTQNTIINRDELEKEIAHVKKTGYAVDHEEFEIGLRGFACPIKDHKGKIIAAICIAGIAPRITDEKRIQHIISSILVTAKEISTRMGYQSLEPESSFVPK